The Streptomyces fungicidicus nucleotide sequence TCAGACGTCTATGTCCTGCTTCTGGGGGTTCCCCTCCGGGCCCCCGCCCGCCTCGGCCTCCGCCTGCTTCCGGGAGGCCCGGAGGCTGGTGATCGTGGTGACGATCAGGACCGAGCAGATCACGCCCAGCGAGACCGGGATGCTGATCTCGGGAACGTGTACCCCGGACTCGTGCAGTGCGTGGAGCACCAGCTTCACGCCGATGAAGCCCAGGATGATCGACAGGCCGTAGGACAGGTGGACCAGCTTCTTCAGCAGGCCGCCGATGAGGAAGTACAGCTGCCTGAGGCCCATCAGCGCGAACGCGTTCGCCGTGAACACGATGTACGGGTCCTGCGTCAGGCCGAAGATCGCGGGGATCGAGTCGAGCGCGAAGAGGACGTCCGTGGTGCCGATGGCGAGCATCACGACGAGCATCGGGGTCATGACCCGCTTGCCGTTCTCCTCGATCCACAGCTTGGTGCCGTGGTACCGGTCGGCCACGCCGAAGCGGCGCTCGGCGGCCTTGAGCAGCTTGTTCTCCTCGAACTCCTCGTCCTCCTCGTCGGCCCGGGCCTCCTGGATGAGCTTCCAGGCGGTCCAGATCAGGAAGGCGCCGAAGAGGTAGAACACCCACGAGAAGTTGGCGATGATCGCGGCCCCGGCGGCGATGAAGATCGTGCGCAGCACCAGGGCGACGAGCACACCGACGAGGAGCACCCGCTGCTGGTACTGCGACGGCACCGCGAACTTCGCCATGATCAGGACGAAGACGAAGAGGTTGTCGACGCTCAGCGACTTCTCGGTGATGTAGCCGGCGAAGAACTCACCGGCGGGCTGGCCACCGCCGAAGACCAGCAGGCCGAGCCCGAAGAGCGCGGCCAGGACGATCCAGACGATGGTCCAGATCCCGGCTTCCTTGATGGAAACGTCGTGCGGTTTGCGGCCGATGAAGAAGTCGACCGCGATGAGGGCGCTCAGGCCCAAGATCGTCAGGACCCATAGGGTCACGGAAACATCCACTGCGCCTCCGGCAGATACGTCACAGGGCAAATGTCAGCGTCGTCGCTGCCGGAGGTCTCTTCCACCCGGACCTCCGGCGCTCTACTGCGCCCGGACGGTCCTTGGGCCGACGCCCCGGGATCTGGCCTGATCCGTATTGACGGGGTCGCCGCACAGACAGGGAGTACTCCCCTCCGTGCGGTCAAAGATACCCAATCACCAAGGATTGGTAAAGGCTCAAGTAAAGGAAGTTACAAAGCCGCAGGTCGCGGGGCTTTGCACAGCCTTGATCAAGAGGGGTGCGGGCGTCACCTGTTCCATGAGCGGCGGGCCGCGGCGACCTGGGTGAGCACCTGGTCGAGGATCTGGCTGCCCGGCGGGACGACCGGCGGCTCGTACGTCCAGGCGTGGCCGACCCATGGGTCGGCCAGATGGTCGTCGGGCACGGGCGTCAGCCGCAGCAGCGCCCGCCACAGCGGGTCGAGGAGCGGGCCGTAGCCCGCGGACTCACCGCGGTCGGCGACCATCATCAGATGGACCCCGACGGACGGTCCCTCGTCGGCGAGATAGCGCAGCTGGTTGACGGCGCGGTCGTCGAAGCCGTGCGGGAAGTCGTTGACGATCAACAGCTGCTGGGAGGTGTCGAAGCCGGGCGGCAGCGCGTCCGGGGCGCCTCCGCGCAGCGCCATCTGCACCAGGTCGACCCGCTGGGTGAGCCTGCCCAGTACGTCCGTCACACCCGCGGCGCCCTGGGCCGGCGGGGCCGCCAGCACGCCGGTCCGCGTCAGCGGCGCCAGCGCCTGTGCCCCGGATCCGGCCGGATCGATGACGTGCACGGTGAACTCGCCCGCCGGGTAGACGGCGAGCAGCCGCGCCGCGTGCGCCACCGCCGTCTCCATCGCGAGGCGCCGCATGTCGTGGGAGTCGGTGAACGTCCCGTCGACCGAGTCGGTGCGTCCGCTGTCGATCCACAGCCCGCGCTCCAGCGGCAGCCGGAGCAGCATCGGGATGCGGATCCGGTCGGCCTCGGGCAGCCGGAGGTCGCCCAGGCGCAGCGCCATGGGTATCTCCATGGGCACCCGGTAGGCGTGCCAGGCGGGGTTGTCCCAGCGGGCGAACGCCGGGGGCAGGGCGGGCTCGACGACGTCGGCCTCGGCGACGAGCTGGGCGAGGTCCCGGTCGAGGGCCTCGCGCGCCTGGGCGACCAGCTGGGCGTGCCGGGCCCGGGCTGCCTCGCGGGCCGCGTCGCCCTGGCCGCCGATCCGGCTGCGCGGGTCGGACAGAGCCTGCTCGAGCTCCTTGTCCATCCGTGACTCGGCGAAGTCGGCGGCGCTGCGGTAGGCGGCGGTGGTGCGGGCCAGGTCCTCGAACATGCCCCACACCTGGTTGTACAGCCGCTCCTCCATCGACCAGCCGGTCGCGTCGCCCGCGACGGGCTGGGCCGGCTGTCCGGGCCGCGCCGGCGGCGCGGTGGGCGGGGGCGGCGGCGGGGCGGATGTCTGCCGGCGCGGGTGGCTGTAGTCGATCGGGCCGCCCGGGGTCGTGGACGGGTCCGCGGCGCCGCCCGCGCCGTACGACGGCTGCGGTCCGGTCTGTCCCGGGCCGCCGCCCGGCTGCCCGCC carries:
- a CDS encoding TerD family protein, coding for MTAELVRGQNHPLSQSRLEIRVSAGTPVVAAAALGDETGRIHGVEWVAHPGAPTQPGLEVSRQAAADHRLAVDLDAMTDAVHRVSVLLALPVPDGGPGPARFGAVAAPFVAVTGLDGDEVASYTITGLEAETAVVALELYRRQGAWKVRAVGQGYAGGLAELLTDQGLPEAVPLAGSINEAVARGLARSVQAPPPRTADGDRSRQPAAPAVGPDQGGAAPQGAPGAVPPSYGGQPGGGPGQTGPQPSYGAGGAADPSTTPGGPIDYSHPRRQTSAPPPPPPTAPPARPGQPAQPVAGDATGWSMEERLYNQVWGMFEDLARTTAAYRSAADFAESRMDKELEQALSDPRSRIGGQGDAAREAARARHAQLVAQAREALDRDLAQLVAEADVVEPALPPAFARWDNPAWHAYRVPMEIPMALRLGDLRLPEADRIRIPMLLRLPLERGLWIDSGRTDSVDGTFTDSHDMRRLAMETAVAHAARLLAVYPAGEFTVHVIDPAGSGAQALAPLTRTGVLAAPPAQGAAGVTDVLGRLTQRVDLVQMALRGGAPDALPPGFDTSQQLLIVNDFPHGFDDRAVNQLRYLADEGPSVGVHLMMVADRGESAGYGPLLDPLWRALLRLTPVPDDHLADPWVGHAWTYEPPVVPPGSQILDQVLTQVAAARRSWNR
- a CDS encoding TerC/Alx family metal homeostasis membrane protein; its protein translation is MDVSVTLWVLTILGLSALIAVDFFIGRKPHDVSIKEAGIWTIVWIVLAALFGLGLLVFGGGQPAGEFFAGYITEKSLSVDNLFVFVLIMAKFAVPSQYQQRVLLVGVLVALVLRTIFIAAGAAIIANFSWVFYLFGAFLIWTAWKLIQEARADEEDEEFEENKLLKAAERRFGVADRYHGTKLWIEENGKRVMTPMLVVMLAIGTTDVLFALDSIPAIFGLTQDPYIVFTANAFALMGLRQLYFLIGGLLKKLVHLSYGLSIILGFIGVKLVLHALHESGVHVPEISIPVSLGVICSVLIVTTITSLRASRKQAEAEAGGGPEGNPQKQDIDV